The following DNA comes from Bathymodiolus thermophilus thioautotrophic gill symbiont.
TCTGGCAATGCGTTTAAATCGATTTCTATCCACCGCCAAACGATGTACTTTTTTCGAAATGGCTAACCCTAATTTTGGCCTTGACACTGCCAATGGTTTTGCAATGACTTGCCAATACTTGCCTCTTGCCATTTTTCCACCTTTAAAAATGGTGCTGTATTCATTGGGCTTGAGGAGT
Coding sequences within:
- the rnpA gene encoding ribonuclease P protein component encodes the protein MSFRLTHDAKLLKPNEYSTIFKGGKMARGKYWQVIAKPLAVSRPKLGLAISKKVHRLAVDRNRFKRIARETFRLEQQQLDNWGFVVMVRKSKSVKNPVLSAELLDLFKKVVKK